The sequence below is a genomic window from Candidatus Babeliales bacterium.
ATATATTTTCGGCCATTTATTTTAGGGTCTTTTTAAATTCGCTAAGCGTGGCGCTTGCAACAACTATTGTTTCATTTTTTATTGCCTATCCGGTTGCCTATTTTTTGGCGCTCAAGGTACAAAAGCGTTTTCGCACCATTTTGCTTTTTTCGTTAATCTTGCCTTCGTGGACAAGTTTAATTGTGCAAATTTATGCGTGGATGTTTTTGCTCGACAAAAATAGTTTCTTAAATCAGTTTCTTTACTGGACTGGCCTTTTGTCACCATCAGTTAATCTGACAAACAGTTATTTTTCAGTCATTGTGGGCATGGTTTCGGTGTATTTGCCGTTCATGATTTTACCCATTTTTACGGTACTTGAGCGCATGGACAAGCGACTGCTTGAAGCGGCAGCAGATCTTGGTGCTGGACGTTTTGACACGCTTCGTCGTGTTATTTTTCCTCAATCGTTACCGGGTGTTTATGCCGGTTTTGTTTTGGTATTTTTGCCTTCATTTGGAGAGTTTGCTGTCCCAACATTGCTTGGTGGCGGCAAGACCATATTTTTAGGCAACATTATTGTTAACAACTTTTTAATATCACGAGATTGGCGTGCCGGAGCCGCTTTAGCGCTGGTGATGGTCAGCTTTCCCGTTTCTATGTTGTTTTTTGGTTATTGTTTAGACAACATTCATAAAACGCTTAAGCGTGTTATGCGTAAGTTGCATGCAGATTTCATGAAGGACGTGTAAGAAATGGTTGAAAATAGACGCTTTTTCTTTAGGCTGGTGCATCCAGTTTTTGTAATGCTTGCCTATCTGTTTTTGTACCTGCCCGTTGTGGTGTTGGCAATTTTTTCGTTTAACGATTCTGAAGTTTCGGCTCGTTGGGTTGGTTTTACCTTACGTTGGTACAAAGAACTTTTAAAAAATACCGATTTATTAGAATCGCTGCAAGTTTCTGTTATTGTTGCCATTAGCGCTACTTTTTTAAGCGTTTTGCTGGGTACCTGTTTTGTGCTGGCAAGTCGCTGGTGGAAGACGCCCTTTCTCTTTAATATTTTTTATCCAAATATTTTGTTGCCAGAAATTGTTATGTCTATTGGGCTTTTAAGTACTTTTGTATTTTTCAATATCCCGTTGGGTTATGGTAGCTTAATTACTGGGCATACGCTTTTAGGTCTTGGTTTTGTAGTGCCTATTGTGCGTGCTCGCTTTGTGGAGCTTGATCCATTTTTAACTGAAGCGTCGCTCGATCTTGGAGCGACCTATGGCCAAACATTGCGTAAAATTTATATTCCCTTGCTCACGCCCTCGCTTTTGGCATCGTCATTATTGGTTTTTACCCTTTCGCTTGATGATTTTTTAATAGCATTCTTTTGTTCAAACCCATCGGTACAAACACTTTCGGTTTACGTTTATTCGTTGGCGCGTGCCGGTATAGACCCAACCATCAATGCTATTTCTGCGTGCTTCTTGGTGGTGAGTAGTGTGGTTGTGCTCTTGTTATGCGCGCTTGGTGTTGCCGATCAGGTGCTTGGTCATGAATAAATTTTTTACCTTAGATCCAGTTTTTGTGCGTAAATGTGGTATTCGTTTTCTTATCACGATGTTTTATGTGAGCGTTATTGGGTTCTTTTTGTACATTCCACATGTGCAAGAGTTGTTAGTCGATGACAAAAAATTGTATGTTTATGCCTTTGCCGACATGATTGCGCCAGAAACTGCACAAGAATTTGAAGAGCAGTTTGGTATTAAAGTTGGTCTAAAATATTTTGATAGCAACGAAGAGCTTTTGGCAAAATTCAAGATAACGCGCGGTAAGGGTTACGACGTGGTTATTCCAACGGCGTACATGATAGATTTGTTACGTAAAGAAGACCTGCTTTTGCCCCTTGATCACAGCAAAATACCCCTGATGGAAGAGTTAGACAAGCGTTTGATGAATCGCTTTTGCGATCCTGAAAACAAATATTCATTGCCTGGTGGTTGGGCGCCGTACGGCATTGCGTACAAAAAAGATATTTTCTCAAAAGATCCAAAAGAAATTAGTCTTTCGTTAATTTTTGAAAAGCCTTCGCGTTTGGTGCATCCAGATTTAATTACCGATGAGTACAAAATTGCGGTACTTGAAGACTCACGAGAAATGAGTTGTTTTGCTGGCTTCTATTTATTTGGGAGCAAGCATGCGCAAGACTTTACCGACGAGCGTATTGCAAAAATAAAAACAGTATTGCTCGAGCAAAAAAAATGGGCCGAAAATTATTTCCATCAAGATTTGCGTTACTTCTTTTTGGCCGACGTTATTCAAGTTGCTATCACGTCAAACCAGTACATTCGTAGAATTTACGAAACCTCTGATGATGTTGGTTTTCACATTCCAACTGAAGGCAGCATTTTTACGATGGAAGGTTTTTGTATTTCAGCAGAATCTAAAAAAATTGATGAAGCGCATGCTTTTATAAATTTTATGTTATCTAAAAAGAATTCAGCTGCCAATGCCGAGTATTATGGTTACAATCCTTCCAATCGCTTGGCGTATGATCTGATAGATCCAAAATTTTCAAAGAATAAGCATTTTTTCCCAAGTGACGATATCTTTGCTAAGCTTCATTTGTTACATAACGACACGCCACGCAAAAAACTTGAAGAGATGTGGCTTGCAGTCAAAAGTTCCTAAAAAAGCTCAAAAAAGTTAGGTGGATTATTATGATCGAACGCTTAAGAAAAAAATTTAAACACCTCAACGACAAGTATCAAAGTAAGAAAGAGTTGTTCAAAAAAAAAGTTGAAAAATGGTGCTTAAAGGGTTTAGATGAGCCTTGTCGCAACGCAAAAAATTTGCTTGAGCAGGCTGACCATTTGGTGCAAGAACTGCAGCACGAGTTCTCTGCAGCCACAGCAGATGCTGTAGCAATAAAGGCAAAAGTAAAGCGCTTTGGCAAAATTTATAAAGAATTAAATGAATCAACCAAGCCGCTTGTGCAGCAATGGTTTGAAGCAATTGTTGTTGCGTTAGTTTTAGCATTTATTTTGCGCCACACAATTTTTAGTCCGTACCACGTGCCCACCGGTTCTGCCGAACCAAACATTTTGGTGGGCGACCGGATTTGGGGCAACAAAATGGCCTACTATTTGCATCCCGTGCAGCGCGGTGAGTTGGTTATTTTTGACGACCCTCGTCACGTGTATGACCGTTCAAGCACTATACAATATTTATGGCAACGCTTTATTGGTTTGCCGGTTCCTATGCTGGGTTTAAGTGCGGGGCCTATTAATGTGGTTAAGCGTGTTATTGCAATTCCTGGCGATACTATTGAAGGGCGCATTGAAGATGGCAAAACAACAATTTATTTGAATGGTGCCAAGCTGGATGAGCCGTATGTGAATCCTTATCCGCTCATTGCCATGCGTAAAGAAAAAGGCTTTATTAATTTTGACAACATTGGACCGTTTATGGTTCCTAGTTTCTTGCGTAAGCATTGGACCAAAGAATTGCGTTATACGTATGTGCCAACAAAACCATACAATGCTCAGCCATTTTACGATATTGAAGAAGCAAATATAATTCGTGATTCGCATACTGGCAAGCCTGTGCTGTACCAGCCTTATTCGCCAATTTATGATATTAAAGTTGGGTACAAAGAATTTTTTAGTCGCGATACCTTTGGGCCGTTTACGCTGCCAAAAGATATGTACTGGGTCATGGGCGACAGCAGAAAAAACAGTGAAGACAGCCGTTATTGGGGTCCGTTGCATAAAAAGTATATTCGTGGGCGTGCAAGCTTTGTTCTTTTCTCGCTGGACAGTGAAGAAGACTTTTGGTTGTTTGATTTATTAAAACACCCAATGAATTTTTGGACTAAGCATGTTCGTTGGAATCGCACGCTTAAAATGTTGAAAAATGACGTTGTTGCACAAGCAAAAGAATAGATAATCACTACTGATAGGTACCCACATTATGAACGAATTGAACCGTTCATTTGAAAAGGCTCGCGCTCGTTTTGAGCGACGTAAGAAGTTTTTTGCAAAACGGATTAGCAGCTGGCAAAAACAAGGTTTAACAAGGCAAGCCGAAAAGGCAGCTCAGTTGATGACCGACTCTCAAAATTATCTCAATGAGATTCAGATTGGCATGCATCCAACCGCAGAGGGCCAAGCAGACGAAGTAGTGCTTAAGAATAAGATGCGTGAGTTTCATGCGGTTTATTCTGAGCTTTATAATGTAACGTTGCCCGAATGGCGTCAATGGTTTAATTCAGTCACTGTTGCCTTTTTTGTTGCATTGGTTTTACGTAGTTTTGTCTTTGGGCTTTACCATGTTCCTTCCGGTTCTGCTGAGACAAATATTTTAGTTGGCCATCGGATTTGGGGCAACAAAATGGCCTACTATTTGGATCAAGTAAAGCGGGGCGATTTGGTTATTTTTGATAACCCTGAATTTGACTATGACAAAAAAAATCTCTTTGCTTGGTTGTGGCAGCGCTATATTGGCGTTCCTGTGCCAGCGCTGGGGTTGTCCGCAGGGCCAGACAATTGGGTAAAGCGTGTTATTGCCGTACCGGGTGATACCATAGAAGGGCGTGTAGAAAATGGTCGTACCGTTGTCTATTTGAATGGGCAGTTGTTAGAAGAGCCGTACGTAAATTCGTACCCACTGGTTAAAGTAAAAAAGAGAGTAGGCCTTGTTGCGCAGAACAATTTTTTTGGATTTAAAATTCCAACAGCATTGTGTGCTTCAAGTAAAATTGCACATTATTCTTATAATCCAAACGTTTCGTTTGATGAGCAGCCTTTTTATCATCTCAAAGAGCGTGATGTGGTACGAGATCCTGTTACTCACGAGCTTGTGTTGAGTCAGCCGTTTACGCCGACGTATGTTATAAAACAAAGTATGCACGAAGAACACATTTATAATATCGACAAATTTGGTCCCATAACCATACCGCCAGGGATGTGCTGGGTAATGGGAGACAGTCGCAAAAACAGTCGCGACAGTCGCTACTGGGGTTTGTTAGACCAACGGTTAATTCATGGTCGTGCCAGTTTTGTAATGTATTCAATAGACAGCGAAGAACCATTTTGGTTGTTTGATTTTGTAAAACATCCAATAACGTTTTGGACCAAGCGTGTGCGTTGGGGTTCGTTTTTTACCCGCCTCGACACCTTTAATGAGCCGCGCTATCAAGCAGAAGAAAGAAAGTCATGAACAAAAATAAATTTTATATAACGACACCCATTTATTACGTTAACGCAAAACCACATTTGGGAACGCTGTACTCAACCTTGTTGGCAGACGCCGCAGCGCGCTGGCACAAGTTGCTTGGTGAAAAAGTCTTCTTTTTAACTGGAACCGACGAGCACGGGCAAAAAATTCAAGAAAAAGCTTTGGAGGCTGGCAAGCAACCGCAAGCATTTGTAGATGCTATTGTCCCCGAATTTAAAAAAGTGTGGCAGCACTACAACATTGGTTACGACAAATTTATTCGCACCACCGATGCTGAACATAAAACAGCAGTAACGGCATTTATTAATAAATTAATTGAGCAAGATGATATTTATAAATCTGAATACACCGGCTGGTATTGCGTGCCGTGTGAAACGTTTGTAACTATTGATGCCGATTCGGCAAAAGATACCAACGGTATTTATTTGTGCCCTTCGTGCAACCGTACGTTGCGTGAAGTTGCTGAAGAAAGCTATTTTTTCAGACTTTCAGCATACGAAGAGCAGTTGCTTGATTTTTATGAAAACAATCCTAACTTTATTACGCCAAAAGATCGTATTAACGAAGTCATTTCGTTTGTAAAATCCGGCTTAAAAGATTTAAGTATTTCACGCAAAACCGTTTCGTGGGGCATCCCGTTCCCGGGTGATGCTGCGCACACCGTGTATGTGTGGGGCGACGCACTGGTAAACTACA
It includes:
- a CDS encoding ABC transporter permease: MKRLRGLIAEEFSFFLSCPVLLWQLFFLYLPLALLVLYSFCDYSETTHTFTLTLKYYRDIFSAIYFRVFLNSLSVALATTIVSFFIAYPVAYFLALKVQKRFRTILLFSLILPSWTSLIVQIYAWMFLLDKNSFLNQFLYWTGLLSPSVNLTNSYFSVIVGMVSVYLPFMILPIFTVLERMDKRLLEAAADLGAGRFDTLRRVIFPQSLPGVYAGFVLVFLPSFGEFAVPTLLGGGKTIFLGNIIVNNFLISRDWRAGAALALVMVSFPVSMLFFGYCLDNIHKTLKRVMRKLHADFMKDV
- a CDS encoding ABC transporter permease, encoding MVENRRFFFRLVHPVFVMLAYLFLYLPVVVLAIFSFNDSEVSARWVGFTLRWYKELLKNTDLLESLQVSVIVAISATFLSVLLGTCFVLASRWWKTPFLFNIFYPNILLPEIVMSIGLLSTFVFFNIPLGYGSLITGHTLLGLGFVVPIVRARFVELDPFLTEASLDLGATYGQTLRKIYIPLLTPSLLASSLLVFTLSLDDFLIAFFCSNPSVQTLSVYVYSLARAGIDPTINAISACFLVVSSVVVLLLCALGVADQVLGHE
- a CDS encoding spermidine/putrescine ABC transporter substrate-binding protein, with translation MNKFFTLDPVFVRKCGIRFLITMFYVSVIGFFLYIPHVQELLVDDKKLYVYAFADMIAPETAQEFEEQFGIKVGLKYFDSNEELLAKFKITRGKGYDVVIPTAYMIDLLRKEDLLLPLDHSKIPLMEELDKRLMNRFCDPENKYSLPGGWAPYGIAYKKDIFSKDPKEISLSLIFEKPSRLVHPDLITDEYKIAVLEDSREMSCFAGFYLFGSKHAQDFTDERIAKIKTVLLEQKKWAENYFHQDLRYFFLADVIQVAITSNQYIRRIYETSDDVGFHIPTEGSIFTMEGFCISAESKKIDEAHAFINFMLSKKNSAANAEYYGYNPSNRLAYDLIDPKFSKNKHFFPSDDIFAKLHLLHNDTPRKKLEEMWLAVKSS
- the lepB gene encoding signal peptidase I translates to MIERLRKKFKHLNDKYQSKKELFKKKVEKWCLKGLDEPCRNAKNLLEQADHLVQELQHEFSAATADAVAIKAKVKRFGKIYKELNESTKPLVQQWFEAIVVALVLAFILRHTIFSPYHVPTGSAEPNILVGDRIWGNKMAYYLHPVQRGELVIFDDPRHVYDRSSTIQYLWQRFIGLPVPMLGLSAGPINVVKRVIAIPGDTIEGRIEDGKTTIYLNGAKLDEPYVNPYPLIAMRKEKGFINFDNIGPFMVPSFLRKHWTKELRYTYVPTKPYNAQPFYDIEEANIIRDSHTGKPVLYQPYSPIYDIKVGYKEFFSRDTFGPFTLPKDMYWVMGDSRKNSEDSRYWGPLHKKYIRGRASFVLFSLDSEEDFWLFDLLKHPMNFWTKHVRWNRTLKMLKNDVVAQAKE
- the lepB gene encoding signal peptidase I, producing MNELNRSFEKARARFERRKKFFAKRISSWQKQGLTRQAEKAAQLMTDSQNYLNEIQIGMHPTAEGQADEVVLKNKMREFHAVYSELYNVTLPEWRQWFNSVTVAFFVALVLRSFVFGLYHVPSGSAETNILVGHRIWGNKMAYYLDQVKRGDLVIFDNPEFDYDKKNLFAWLWQRYIGVPVPALGLSAGPDNWVKRVIAVPGDTIEGRVENGRTVVYLNGQLLEEPYVNSYPLVKVKKRVGLVAQNNFFGFKIPTALCASSKIAHYSYNPNVSFDEQPFYHLKERDVVRDPVTHELVLSQPFTPTYVIKQSMHEEHIYNIDKFGPITIPPGMCWVMGDSRKNSRDSRYWGLLDQRLIHGRASFVMYSIDSEEPFWLFDFVKHPITFWTKRVRWGSFFTRLDTFNEPRYQAEERKS